The Nitrospirales bacterium genome includes a window with the following:
- the ffh gene encoding signal recognition particle protein: MFGSLTEKIDSVFKQLRGQAVLSEQNITDALKEVRLALLEADVNFKIVKQFIENIREKAVGQEVFKGLDPAQQVVKIVWEELRDLLGKDQAELHLSSTPPTIIMMVGLQGSGKTTSTGKLANHFKTQGKRVLLVAADPRRPAAGEQLASLGQDLEIQVHRGDQEGRPDANAVQTCRDGVARAKEHGYEVVILDTGGRLHIDDELMQELVDIKQAVAPQETLLVADSMTGQEAVAVAERFDQVIGLNGVILTKVEGDARGGAVLSIRSATGKPIKFLGVGEKLDALEPFYPDRMASRILGMGDVLTLIEKAQENFSKEQAETLQRKVTSNTLTLEDFRDQIQQVNKMGSFDQILDMLPGGQKIKSMVAEQTQGGLPEKEIKRVVAIIDSMTPKERRDHTIINGNRKKRISRGSGTTVQEVNRLIKQFLEARRMMKTLAGGRMGMGKFGKGKKRKKLVRILQN; this comes from the coding sequence ATGTTTGGTTCCTTAACTGAAAAAATCGATAGCGTTTTCAAACAGTTGCGTGGCCAAGCTGTTCTCTCTGAACAGAATATCACCGATGCGCTGAAAGAGGTTCGCCTCGCCCTCCTGGAAGCCGATGTCAACTTCAAAATCGTTAAACAGTTCATCGAGAACATTAGAGAGAAAGCCGTAGGTCAGGAAGTCTTCAAGGGTCTCGACCCTGCTCAACAGGTGGTCAAGATCGTATGGGAAGAGCTACGGGACCTACTGGGCAAAGACCAAGCAGAACTGCATCTTTCATCCACCCCGCCAACCATTATTATGATGGTCGGACTCCAGGGCTCAGGGAAGACCACCTCAACCGGGAAGCTGGCGAACCATTTTAAGACGCAAGGCAAACGAGTGCTTCTTGTCGCTGCCGATCCCCGCCGTCCCGCAGCCGGAGAACAATTGGCTTCATTAGGGCAAGACCTTGAAATCCAGGTCCATCGTGGAGATCAGGAAGGCCGGCCTGATGCCAACGCCGTCCAGACTTGTCGGGATGGTGTCGCTCGAGCCAAAGAACATGGGTACGAAGTCGTCATTTTAGATACTGGCGGCCGACTGCATATCGATGATGAACTGATGCAGGAGCTCGTGGATATCAAACAGGCGGTCGCTCCTCAGGAGACACTCCTGGTCGCTGATTCCATGACCGGACAGGAAGCCGTCGCCGTCGCCGAACGATTTGACCAAGTGATTGGCTTGAATGGCGTCATCCTGACAAAAGTCGAGGGTGATGCACGTGGTGGCGCGGTCCTCTCCATCCGATCCGCGACGGGGAAACCGATCAAGTTCCTGGGAGTCGGTGAAAAACTTGATGCGTTGGAGCCATTTTATCCCGACCGGATGGCATCCAGAATATTGGGCATGGGCGATGTCCTCACCTTGATCGAAAAAGCTCAGGAAAATTTTTCCAAAGAGCAGGCGGAAACGCTTCAACGCAAGGTCACGAGCAACACGCTCACACTGGAAGACTTTCGCGACCAGATCCAGCAGGTCAATAAAATGGGGTCGTTTGATCAGATTCTCGACATGTTGCCGGGTGGTCAAAAGATTAAGTCCATGGTGGCGGAACAAACCCAGGGAGGACTGCCTGAAAAGGAAATTAAACGCGTCGTCGCGATTATCGACTCCATGACCCCCAAAGAGCGTCGCGACCATACCATCATCAACGGTAACCGGAAAAAACGAATTTCCCGGGGCAGTGGCACTACGGTTCAGGAAGTCAATCGTCTCATCAAACAATTCTTGGAAGCTCGCAGAATGATGAAAACCCTCGCGGGCGGACGGATGGGTATGGGGAAATTCGGAAAAGGCAAGAAACGCAAGAAGCTCGTAAGAATCCTGCAGAACTGA
- a CDS encoding sigma-54 dependent transcriptional regulator, whose translation MKAKVLVVDDDEDANILLQQRLELLGYDSISVFDGARALEKIQEESPEVVLLDLELPTYSGIDVLRRLRDRVKLPGASPLGSSAGYQLVPPFIIVMTAHGSIDNAVEAMKCGAYDFLTKPFDFDHLELVMQRVLEREALSKEVKYLRQEINHRYANIVGKSQKMTAVLRMAEQVARSRETVLLLGETGTGKDILARTIHRWSVQSHGPFMAVNCSAFPETLLENELFGHEKGAFTGANEMKAGKIEAADGGTVFLDEIGDMPIHLQGRLLRLLQDHEFHRVGGTKSIKVNVRFIAATNKDLQQGIAHGTFREDLFFRLNILPITLPPLRERMEDIPDLAQYFVVRHCRHTRQPSKTLTSCALEAMMHYHWPGNIRELESVLARAVILSADENITEENLRLENKAHQVKELRTVQDGNIPPLKESLDRHSRFLLIQALTKTGWNQSKAAEILHIHRSYLVRLIKRLGISSAGPS comes from the coding sequence ATGAAGGCGAAGGTTCTTGTCGTAGACGACGATGAAGATGCGAATATCTTACTGCAACAGCGGTTAGAACTGTTGGGGTACGATTCAATTTCCGTCTTTGATGGCGCACGGGCTCTTGAAAAGATTCAAGAGGAATCACCGGAGGTTGTGTTACTGGACCTGGAATTGCCTACCTACTCTGGGATCGATGTTCTTCGACGGCTCCGCGATCGTGTCAAGCTGCCGGGCGCCTCGCCTTTGGGCTCCTCGGCTGGCTACCAGCTGGTTCCCCCTTTCATCATCGTGATGACGGCACATGGATCGATCGACAATGCGGTAGAAGCCATGAAATGCGGGGCCTATGATTTTTTGACGAAACCATTTGACTTTGATCACCTGGAGTTAGTGATGCAACGGGTCCTCGAACGAGAAGCGTTGAGCAAAGAGGTGAAATACCTTCGTCAGGAAATCAATCACCGCTATGCCAATATCGTGGGGAAGAGTCAGAAAATGACCGCTGTGTTGAGAATGGCGGAACAAGTCGCACGGTCACGAGAAACGGTCTTGTTGTTAGGGGAGACGGGTACTGGTAAAGATATCCTGGCTCGCACGATCCACCGTTGGAGCGTACAGAGCCATGGCCCATTTATGGCGGTGAATTGTTCCGCGTTTCCGGAGACCCTGTTGGAGAATGAGTTGTTTGGTCACGAAAAAGGGGCGTTTACCGGGGCGAATGAAATGAAAGCAGGGAAGATTGAGGCGGCCGATGGCGGCACCGTCTTTCTGGACGAAATTGGAGACATGCCGATCCATCTTCAAGGTCGTCTCTTGCGATTGCTACAAGACCACGAGTTTCATCGGGTTGGCGGGACGAAGTCCATCAAGGTCAATGTCCGGTTTATTGCCGCAACCAACAAAGATTTGCAACAAGGGATCGCCCATGGAACATTTCGTGAAGATCTGTTTTTCCGCCTGAATATACTTCCGATTACGCTCCCGCCACTGCGAGAGCGGATGGAGGACATCCCGGACCTCGCTCAATATTTTGTGGTACGACATTGCCGGCACACGAGACAACCGAGCAAAACGCTCACGTCCTGCGCCCTTGAGGCCATGATGCATTACCATTGGCCCGGCAATATTCGGGAACTGGAAAGTGTGCTCGCACGGGCCGTGATCTTGAGTGCTGATGAAAACATTACCGAAGAAAACTTGCGGTTGGAGAATAAGGCTCATCAAGTGAAAGAACTCCGGACCGTTCAGGATGGGAACATTCCTCCGCTGAAAGAGTCCCTTGATCGGCACAGTCGGTTTTTACTCATTCAAGCGCTGACCAAAACGGGTTGGAATCAAAGTAAGGCTGCTGAAATCTTACACATCCATCGATCGTACCTCGTCCGACTCATCAAGCGACTTGGAATTTCATCCGCTGGTCCGTCGTAA
- a CDS encoding S-adenosylmethionine decarboxylase: MDMCTFGEHLTIDGYGGEFMFLNDRDLVEHCLRELPLLLYMHPLMPPAVQWAQPDDLNDPGGWSGYVLIADSHISLHTFPHRRFLNASIYTCRNGTNMDRVIHYFTEKFCLTDTETRFTKRGAKSPVRNGV, from the coding sequence ATGGACATGTGTACGTTTGGAGAACATCTCACGATTGACGGATATGGCGGTGAGTTCATGTTTTTAAATGACCGGGATCTCGTGGAGCATTGCCTTCGCGAACTACCTCTCTTGCTCTACATGCACCCCTTGATGCCTCCTGCCGTACAGTGGGCTCAGCCCGATGATCTCAACGATCCAGGCGGATGGAGTGGGTATGTGTTGATCGCGGACAGTCATATCAGTCTTCATACGTTCCCTCATCGCCGGTTTTTGAACGCGAGCATCTATACCTGTCGGAATGGAACGAACATGGATCGGGTCATTCATTACTTCACAGAAAAATTCTGCCTGACGGATACGGAAACCCGATTCACCAAGCGTGGAGCCAAGTCTCCGGTTCGCAATGGTGTATGA
- a CDS encoding thioredoxin domain-containing protein produces the protein MMTRVLHYIVAALLCIPSAGISVVKAQSPESFLAEGSSRSSLIAAVRSVLREHPELILDALEKDPVALADLVERASIAKTFQVEQERRLDELKHPKIPAVDLNRPIRGNPEASITIVEYSDFECPFCRSASSTVKQVLEQYGDEVRFVYKHNALNFHPMAEPAARYFEAIALQDTDEAWRFHDLVFDQQDLLADGEAVLKAILATLQVNQEQVVRDLNGDMVEQRLSLDRDEVARFGFDGTPAFLINGVSLMGSQPMEDFEDIIRMFIDDSQGVEHVEVEHEK, from the coding sequence ATGATGACTCGTGTATTGCATTACATTGTTGCGGCGCTGCTGTGTATTCCCTCCGCGGGTATTTCTGTTGTTAAAGCCCAGTCTCCGGAATCGTTTCTGGCAGAGGGTTCCTCGAGGTCCAGCCTGATCGCAGCCGTGAGATCCGTGCTTCGGGAACATCCCGAACTGATCCTTGACGCCTTAGAGAAAGATCCGGTGGCGTTGGCTGATCTTGTTGAGCGGGCTTCAATCGCCAAAACTTTTCAGGTCGAACAGGAGAGACGGCTGGATGAGCTCAAACACCCGAAGATTCCCGCCGTTGACCTGAACCGCCCGATCCGTGGAAACCCGGAGGCTTCGATCACGATCGTAGAGTATAGCGACTTCGAATGTCCCTTCTGCCGCTCGGCATCCTCCACCGTGAAACAAGTCCTGGAACAATACGGAGATGAGGTTCGATTCGTGTATAAACACAACGCATTGAACTTTCATCCCATGGCTGAGCCTGCCGCACGATACTTTGAGGCCATTGCCTTGCAAGACACAGATGAGGCTTGGCGTTTTCATGATCTTGTCTTCGATCAACAGGACCTGCTCGCAGATGGGGAGGCGGTCTTGAAAGCCATCCTGGCGACATTACAGGTTAATCAGGAACAGGTAGTCCGAGACCTGAACGGAGACATGGTTGAACAACGTCTGAGCCTTGACCGAGACGAAGTGGCTCGTTTTGGTTTTGATGGAACGCCGGCTTTCCTGATCAATGGCGTGTCATTGATGGGAAGTCAACCGATGGAAGATTTCGAAGACATCATCCGGATGTTTATCGATGACAGCCAAGGCGTAGAACATGTTGAGGTCGAACATGAAAAGTAG
- a CDS encoding CPBP family intramembrane metalloprotease yields the protein MSGYPGGYHLPLVMTSYRAGVVACIDWNVCEFVIIIVMRFSGESSQDASEYVSPGVELGAVVLTGLLHVVFQGPESKGAFIALASVSWVSYIGWRVRQAPGLWRHWGFRSDNLKASFFIPSIAFVLSMGGMAVWGWFSGHDLWNEHLIPLCLLYPIWGVLQQFLVQALGVLNIQKLFPNVGVRSVVLLGACLFSLVHYPQGWLMLATWVLGLVFIPCYLRHRNLWPLGLYHGWLGTFFYLWVLGQDPWDLAFGAYSRFK from the coding sequence GTGTCAGGGTATCCAGGTGGGTATCACCTTCCGCTTGTGATGACGTCGTACCGCGCGGGAGTTGTCGCATGTATCGACTGGAACGTATGTGAATTCGTTATAATAATCGTGATGCGATTTTCCGGTGAGAGTTCGCAGGACGCAAGCGAGTACGTGTCTCCGGGAGTTGAGTTAGGAGCGGTCGTCCTGACGGGGCTTTTGCATGTTGTGTTTCAAGGCCCTGAGAGCAAGGGGGCATTTATCGCATTGGCCAGCGTGAGCTGGGTGAGTTATATCGGGTGGCGAGTGAGGCAGGCCCCAGGACTCTGGAGACACTGGGGATTCCGATCCGATAATCTGAAGGCGTCATTTTTCATTCCCAGTATTGCCTTTGTTTTATCAATGGGAGGCATGGCGGTCTGGGGCTGGTTCTCCGGCCATGACTTGTGGAATGAGCACCTCATTCCATTATGCCTGTTGTATCCGATCTGGGGCGTGCTGCAGCAATTTTTGGTTCAGGCCTTGGGGGTTTTGAATATTCAGAAGCTTTTCCCCAATGTCGGAGTGCGCTCAGTGGTGCTGCTTGGAGCCTGTCTGTTCTCCCTCGTTCATTACCCACAGGGATGGTTGATGCTGGCGACTTGGGTCTTGGGCCTGGTCTTCATTCCTTGTTATCTCCGGCACCGAAATCTTTGGCCTTTGGGTTTGTACCATGGGTGGCTCGGTACCTTCTTCTATCTCTGGGTTTTAGGTCAAGATCCGTGGGATTTGGCTTTTGGGGCCTATAGCCGTTTCAAATAA
- a CDS encoding EcsC family protein, which translates to MTTLSVEDQEALERAYLLLESPSFAAKVTNLIGTPVEKALAVLPDNWSEKLMTSTKGALSRALDVAVATLNYQHAGEASNTAHKVFTSISGALGGAFGLGGLAVELPISTTIMLRSIADIARSEGENILDVETKLSCLEVFALGGPTQNDDGSETGYFAVRTALGAAVTEAAKYITERGMAETGAPGLVRLVTQIATRYSIQVSEKAAAQAIPIIGAAGGATINLLFINHFQDIARGHFTVRRLERTYGTEQIKTAYEALRDPNHRETPNQTESQAKTSG; encoded by the coding sequence ATGACGACGCTTAGCGTTGAAGACCAAGAAGCGCTTGAACGAGCATATCTGCTCTTGGAAAGTCCAAGTTTTGCAGCCAAAGTAACGAATCTAATCGGTACACCCGTCGAAAAAGCCCTCGCCGTTCTTCCGGACAATTGGTCCGAAAAGTTGATGACCTCTACTAAAGGGGCCCTGTCCCGTGCACTAGACGTCGCTGTCGCCACCCTGAACTATCAGCATGCGGGAGAGGCATCGAACACAGCCCACAAAGTTTTCACGTCGATCAGCGGCGCGTTAGGCGGGGCATTCGGACTGGGAGGCCTGGCGGTCGAACTGCCCATCTCGACCACCATCATGCTTCGGTCTATCGCGGATATTGCACGGAGCGAAGGGGAAAACATTCTTGATGTCGAGACCAAGCTGTCTTGCCTCGAGGTCTTCGCACTTGGAGGACCGACTCAAAACGATGACGGCTCCGAGACAGGCTACTTTGCCGTTCGAACCGCACTCGGGGCGGCGGTCACGGAAGCTGCCAAATACATCACCGAACGTGGCATGGCGGAAACCGGAGCTCCCGGCCTGGTTCGTCTCGTCACGCAAATCGCCACCCGCTACAGTATCCAAGTTTCCGAAAAGGCGGCTGCTCAAGCCATTCCGATCATCGGAGCGGCGGGAGGAGCGACGATTAACCTACTCTTCATCAACCATTTTCAAGACATCGCACGCGGTCACTTTACCGTGCGGCGCCTGGAACGGACCTATGGTACCGAACAGATCAAAACTGCCTATGAAGCCCTTAGGGATCCCAATCATCGGGAAACTCCCAACCAGACAGAATCACAAGCTAAAACTTCCGGCTAA